TTTGTTTATACCGTACAGGTTATCTGGGTTATGATTCACCTTGGTGACATCACACATCAGGTAATTCCGAGACCTCTGCTGCACTCTTGAAATTGAAACTGAGATTTGGAATCGGTCTTTTACAGTTTAAATTAGTATTGTTGATTTTCTGTCATTGTTTTCTTCATTAGCATAGAGGCATTGTATTGCAAAGAAGAGCATAGGAGAACATCTGAGTTTTATACAAATTCGGAGTAAGATTCATGATCAAGGAATCTTATTGTTTATTCAATGGATAAGGCAGAAACAGGGTAATGATTTATTAATtggttgttttttctttgatatttttgaagtacgtAAAATGTCATCAATAAATACGAATCGGTATGTGTGACAGCTGAATTAGGTTTTACCAATACCTTATTGTTTCTGCCATGTTTGGAGCATGATTTAAATATCagatttattataaaatatctttatttttgtattaaaaataaatacaatatcatGAATATCTTTCACACTCTAAGGTGTCTTAGgcataggtggggggaggggggccgtaGGCGGGGGGAGCGGGTTTGTAGGTGGGCTTGTAGGTGGGGGTGTACTCagggtactgagcctcgccctcgtaggtgacctcagctacaagaccgtcgccgttgtccacgtagttgacgatctgcttgcggccgtcggggaggtcgacggtgtagctgccctcggtcttgtagccgtcgcgggactcAGTGTGGCCGAAGTTGGCGCCGGAGTAGCCGTCGGCGACgccgtagttgtagttgtatttGGGTGGGACCTGGAGAGatgaaaaatgaatgagaaacGTTTCTCAGTAAGTATTCATGCCATTTTATAGAACCATCATCGTGGCCCACTATAGCCTGAACAATTGGGAAAGATGCATCATAATGACGGACTTGGTAAGGTCTTAGTAACAAGGCCATTAATGGTCGTCATAGAGCCTTATGGTTGCACAAATACTTACATCAGGGTATTCGGGCTCGTAGTGTGCAGGGGCGTGGTAGGCGGGTTCGGGGGCGTGGTAGGCGGGTGCAGGGGCGTGGTAGGCGGGTTCAGGGGCGTTGTAGGCGGGTGCGGGGGCGTGGTAGGCGGGTTCGGGAGCGTGGTAGGGTGCAGGTGTGTGGTAGGAAGGTGCAGGGGCGTAggcagggggaggcgggggatAGACTGGGGCCTTGTCGCACAGAGCGACGACAGCCACGCAGGCGAGGACGACAACCTGTGGACAGTAGAATAAACTATagcacgaaagaaaacaaaaagagaataaataggtagattgataggagaaaaagcaagacagagacataaagacagcAACTAATAAAACGAAGTAAGACACGACAATGGAAACCACACCtctgcttctatatatatatacatacatacatacatatatatatatatatatatatatatatatagagagagagagagagagagagagagagagagagaattatactgCTACAATTAAGGTCACTTTTTTCACTCTCCTTGTAAATTCCAACCACTACTGAAGTTAAATCAAGCAAGAAATTCACTTCTGTCTTAAAACGACCACAGCTTCAGTCTTGTTCTCAGTATGCAGGCAGATCCCGTACCTTGAGAGCCATGATTGATGAGTGTGTGATGGTCAGTGTGGTCGGACCTCTCTATTTATACCTGAATGGCTGTGTGTATCGGTACGTGTGTGTCAGTAAGAAGCCACAGAGAGAGGCCTTTCTCTCCTTTGAAGACTCCATGGTCATCCTTcaagctggagggggaggggggggaggcacacTCTTGAATGGTGTACTAATTGGTTATAAACAATCTATTCAAATTGGTTTTCGATTTTTCTATACTTGTTTTCGTTGtatacattgtttatattatatgcatgcacatatgtatgtacatgtatgtgtgtgtgtgtttgagtgtgtgtgtgtgtgtgtgtgtgtgtgcatatatacatctgtctatttatctgtctacctatatctatctggctacttatctatctaaattagcaatctatttttatatatgtaaaaaaaaacatacatatatgtatattcatatgtatgtatatatagttatatagatatgtatatatatatatatatatatatatgtatatatatatatgcatttatatacgtatatgtttatacatatatatatatatatatatatatatatatatgtatatatacgtatacacatacatatgcagacacacacacatacacatatatttatacatatatatatgtttatatacatatatatacatatatatacatatatatctctgtgtgtgtgtgtgtgtgtgtgtgtgtgtgtgtgtgtacatcagtatatgtatatgtacatacatatgcatatatgtatatgtatatatttgtatgtatatatgtgcatatatatgtgtatatatatatatatatatatatatatatccatatatatacatatatacatatatattatttacatatatattgatacactgATTTCTAaattagtagatagataagtagacagatagatacacagacacacacataaatacacacacacacacacacacacacacaaatatatatatacatatatatacatatatgtatatgtatatacatatatgtatatgtatatacatatatgtatatgtatatacatatacatatatgtatatacatatatgtatatgtatatacatatatgtatatgtatatacatatatgcatatgtatatacatatatgtatatgtatatacatatatgtatatgtatatacatatatgcatatgtatatacatatatatacatatatgtatatatgcatctgtgtgtatatttgtatatgtgtatatatatgtgtgtgtgtgtgtgtgtgtgtgagtgtgtgcatacatatctatctatctatatgtatatatgtatatatgaatatataatgtcagcgtttcttatatatatatatatatatatatatatatctaaggtatatatatatatatatttgatatatatataatgtatacatatatgtgtatatttatgcatatatatgtaaatatatatatgtatgtatgtatttacttacaaataaatatatctatgtatacatacatacatatatatacatatatatttatacatattcatatgcatgtgtatatatatacatatatgcatatatacatatatatatgtgtgtgtgtgtgtgtgtgtgtgtgtgtgtgtgtgtgtgtgtgtgtgcatttatacatctgtctatttatctgtctacctttatctatctgtctacttatctatctaatttagcaatctatttatatatatgtaaaaaaaacatatacaatatatatatatatatatatatatatatatatatatatatatttatatttatacgtatgtatatatagttatatagatatgtatatatatatatatatatatatatatatatgtatatatatatacatacaaatatatttatacatatatatatatgtttatatacatatatatacatatatatacatatatatatatatatatatctgtgtgtgtgtgtctgtgtgtgtgtgtgtacatcagtatatgtatatgtacatacatatgcatatatgtatatgtatatttttgtatgtgtatatatacatatatatgtatatatatacatatccatatatatacatatatacatatatattttttacatatatattgatagactgaTTTATAaattagtagatagataagtagacagatagatacacagacacacacataaatacacacacacacgcacacacacacacacaaatatatatatacatatatatacatatatgtatatgtatatacatatatgtatatgtatatacatatatgtatatgtatatacatatatgtatatgtatatacatatatgtaaatgtatatacatatatgtatatgtatatacatatatgcatatgtatatacatatatatatatatatatgtatatatgcatctgtgtgtatatttgtatatgtgtatatatatgtgtgtgtgtgtgtgtgtgtgtgagtgtgtgcatacatatctatctatctatatgtatatatgtatatatgaatatttaatgtcagcgtttcttatatatatatatatatatatatatatatatatatatatatctaaggtatatatatatttgatatatatataatgtatacatatgtgtgtatatttatgcatatatatgtaaatatatatatgtatgtatgtatttacttacaaataaatatatctatgtatacatacatacatatatatatatatatatttatacatattcatatacatgtgtatatatatacatatatgcatatatacatatatatatatgtgtgtgtgtgtgtgtgtgtgtgtgtgtgtgtgtgtgtgtatgtgtgtgtgtgtgtgtgtgtgtgtgtgtgtacatgtatgtttgtgtgtatatatatacatacacaatcgcacacacatacacacacacacacatatatagatgtacatatatatatactcaaacacatacatactctacAGACAGAGGTCGTATGATGaacatagatttataaatatatatgtgtatgagtgtgttttgtgtgtacttacccgtgtgtctgtgtgtgtatgcgtgtttttatatgtgtgtgtgtacagaaagatagatagacggatgatcatatatatatgtatatatatataaatatatatttgtgtctatatatatatatataaatatatatttgtgtctatatatatacttataattatgtACCGCATAGtagttaatatataataatgtcgGTAAACATGATGTACATTTTGTTGTTTATGGAGCTGGCAACTATGGTgttggtaataatgttgataatgttattggtaataatgatggtactagtGGTAATAATGGGGATAATTTAGAGCACAGTAACGATAACAGTGATCATGATCAGGATCGTTTAATTGGAATACATAGGTGGTTTCTTTTCTGTATAAATTCGCTGTAAGTAATCTTAACAGTGTCTgacaagtttttctttttttaacattattctaaatctttctttgttttcattcaattttgatatatatatttcttcgtgtAGACCGGAAGTGGTTCAGAGAACTATACTAATGTTTATTTTACCTGCTATTGTTGAAGATAACAATTCGAAAGTTAAAATTTTCAGAACTAGTTAATGATGGATTTGTTTTCCTCCACTTAgcagggtattattattattatatgcgcGCTTCGCACTGGCTCATGATGTTAAATATTTTAGAATAATGATTCTTTTGACTCAATAACAATACAAAGCTTTTTCTAAGGTAAAATTGTATCTCATTTCGATGTGAAAAGAAGTCGAAGATTTATATAAGAATTATAGCTTTATTTCATGTTGAAATGAATATGTTCAAAATAATGTACACATGATTTTCTATGTCTTGAATTTCTCTATGATTTAAGCATAGGCGGGGGTAGGGGTGCCGTAGGCGGGGGGAGCGGGCTTGTAGGTAGGGGTGTACTCGGGGTACTGAGCttcgccctcgtaggtgacctcagcaATAAGACCGTCGCCATTGTCCACGTAGTTgacgatctgcttgcggccgtcggggaggtcgacggtgtaacttccctcggtcttgtagccgtcgcgggactccgagGCGGCGAAGTTGGCGCCAGAGTAGCCGTCGGCGACaccgtagttgtagttgtacttcGCGGGCACCTGCATGACATGAGTTAAAAtcgaaaagaatgagagagatattcGAATGAAAATATTAGCAAAACTGCTCGTGTTATTGTTTCTGTATACTAATAGGGATATGACTTGACGGAAAAGATTTACAAACAGTTTGAGCAGTAAACAGACAGTTAATTAGAATGAAATTAATGTCAGACTGGGTACTCATATACTCACGTCAGGGTACTCATTTTCATAGTGTTTCGGAGCGTGGTAGGCGGGCTCTGGGACGTGGTAGGCGGGCTCTGGGGCGTGGTAGGCGGGCTCTGGGGCGTGGTAAGCGGGCTCTGGGGCGTGGTAGGCGGGCTTGGGGTCGTGGTAGGCGGGTTCGGGGGCGTGGTAAGGAGCAGGGGCGTGGTAGGAAGGTCTAGGGGCGTAAACGGGGGGATGAGGGGCGTGGACTGGGGCCTTGTCGCACAGAGCGACGACAGCCACGCAGGCGAGGACGACGACCTGTGGATAAGCGAACATATTCTTCTGTCAAAACCTTTGATGCAAAaatgaatggagaaagggaaagagaaagagagagaagtgtggtttgtcgaagggaaaaaaaggtagaACCAAAGAACCAaacagataataagaaatatgattGAAACCATTAATAACATTTGAAACATGTGTCTTCTGAAACaagatttcattttaattttctatataatGCAAATAAGCCCTAATAACTATTTCACGCAGCAAACTAAACCAGACATTTACTATTGCATTCCAAACAATTAGTAAACATCTTCACAGATTCAAAATCTAGGTTACGCTGTACCGGAGGATTTCATTCCTACCTTAAGAGACATGGTTGACGAGTGTATGATAGTCAGTGGTTGACACTTCCCTTTATATACgttgttatgtgcgtgtgtgtgtgtgtgtgtgtgtgtgtgtgcctgttcttCTGTAGGCCTTTCTCTTATAGCCTGAAGAAATAATTATCAAGCCCTTGATACGCATTACTACTGAATGCTAATAGGATAATGTCCTATACAAAATTATTTctgatatcttcatcatcatgtaTTATCGAATGCAAGAAGTTTTAAAAAAGAAGTTTAAAAGTATtttgacatatatagatagatagaaagatagatagatagatagagatagaaatataaatgtgtgtttatatatatgtgcatatatgtgtgcatatatatatgtatatataaatacttatattcatatgtgtgtgtgtttgtacatatatctatatctatctatccattttctttatatatatatacatgtgtgtatatatatgtgtgtatgtttatgtacatatatctttatctatctagctgtctgtgtatctatatatatacacatcaatatctacctatttatatacatgtgtgtgcatgtgtatatgtatatatatatacaaaataaatataatctacataaataatatatataacatatatgatatatatatgatatatatacgtatatatgtatatatatgtgtgtgtttatgtgtgtgtatatacatatatacttacaaacacatacacacacacacatatatatatatatatatatatatatgtgtgtgtgtgtgtgtgtgtgtgtgtttgtttgtatgatgtatttatacatatttgtatatatttatatgtatgttggtatgcgtatgtgtatatatacatacacctatatatgtacatatatattatgtatatgtatatatatatatttgtgtatatatatgcacatctatattatatattatatatcatgtatatatatatcatatattatattttacattatatcatatattatatatatatatgtatatataaatatatatatgtacacatacatacctacaatatatatatatatatatatttatatatctatataaaaatatataaatatatgtgtgtgtgtgtatttgcatatatatatatatatatatatatgcatatacctgtgtgtgtgtgtgtgtaaacagagagatagatcaacagtcctccttttttctccgaCCACGCCTTTTGGATCGTAAAATCAGGAAAACGTCTTTTAAAACGAAAGTCACGCGTTATATCCTTGGTGTCAACCGTCAAGACAATCTCACTTTCTTGACTCCAGACTGACGTGGTTGTAGGTCCTCCCTGTGTCGTTGTGCTGATCAAAATATTTCTGGATTTATTTTCTGGTTTAAAATATTTGGTATGAAAAACGTCaaagatttatataaaaaaatgtagttTTATTTCATGTTGAAATAATTATGTTCTAAATAATGTACATAAAGGATTTTCTGTCTTGAATCTCTCTATGATTTAAGCATAGGCTGGGGTAGGGGTGCCGTAGGCGGGGGGAGCAGGCTTGTAGGTGGGGGTGtactcggggtactgagcctcgccctcaTAGGTGACCTCAGCAATAAgaccgtcgccgttgtccacgtagttgacgatctgcttgcggccgtcggggaggtcgacggtATAGCTTCCCTCGgtcttgtagccgtcgcgggactccgagTGGCCGAAGTTGGCGCCGGAGTAACCGTCGGCGACCccgtagttgtagttgtacttcGGGTGCACCTGCATGAGTTAAAAtcgggaagaatgagaaagatattCGAATAAAAATATAAGCAAAACTGCTCGTGTTATTGTTTCTGTATACTAATAGGGACTATGACTTGACGGTAAAGATTTACAAACAGTTTGAGCACTAAACAGACagttaataaaaaggaaatgaataacaaaatggGTACTCATATACTCACGTCAGGGTACTCATTTTCATAGTGTTTCGGAGCGTTGTAGGCGGGCTCTGGGGCGTGGTAGGCGGGCTCGGGGGCGTGGTAAGTGGGCTCGGGGGCGTGGTAGGCGGGTTCGGGGTTGTGGTAGGCGGGCTTGGGGGCGTCGTAAGTGGGTTCAGGGGCGTGGTAAGGAGCAGGGGCGTGGTAGGAAGGTCTAGGGGCGTAAACGGGGGGATGAGGGGCGTGGACTGGGGCCTTGTCGCACAGAGCGACGACAGCCACGCAGGCGAGGACGACGACCTGTGGATAAGCGAACATATTCTTCTGTCAAAACCTTTGATGCAAAagtgaatggagaaagggaaagagaaagagagagaaagagaagtgtggTTTGTCGAAGGGAAAAAAGGTAGAACCAAAGAACCCaacagataataagaaatatgattGAAACCATTAATAACATTTGAAACATGTGTCTCCTGAAACaagatttcattttccttttctatataaTGCAAATAATCCCTAATAACTATTTCACGTAGCAAACTAAACCAGACATTTACTATTGCATTCAAAACAATTAGTAAACATCTTCACAGATTCAAAATCTAGATTACGCTGTACCGGAGGATTTCATTCCTACCTTAAGAGACATGGTTGGCGAGTGTATGATAGTCAGCGGTTGACACTTCCCTTTATATACgttgttatgtgcgtgtgtgtgtgtgtctgtgcctgttcTTCTGTGGGCCTTTCTCTTATAGCCTGAAGAAATAATCATCAAGCCCTTGATACGCATTACTACTGAATGCTAATAGGATAATGTCCTATAGTAAGTTATTTCTGATATCTTTATCGTCATGTATTATCGTATTCAAGAAGTTTTAAAAAAGAAGTTTAAAAGTACTTTCACATAAATCTTGCTAATTAAAGAACATGAAGCTAAATgtctgcacacatgcacacgtaagaatatatatatatatatatatatatatatatatatatatatatatatatatatatatatatatatatacatgcatacatacatacgtataaatatatatatatatatatatatatatatatatatatatatacatatgtgtgtgtgtgtgtatatatataaatttatggatatagatagatagatagagatagaaagataaatgtgtatttatatatatgtatatatatgtgtatatatatatatatatatatatatatatatatatatatatgaaccgcgttcatgttgacaaatgtataaaaggatgaatatcttcacaatacaagagatgtatttgaccggtttcgactttgtcttcgtcatatgcttatattcatatgtgtgtatatttgtacatatatctatatctatctatctatacctctttatatatatacatgtgtgtatatatatatgtgtgtgtatgtgtgtatgtttatgtacatttatctttatctatctatctatctagctatctatccatatatatatatatatacatatcaatatctacctatatatatacatgtgtgtgtgcatgtgtatatgtatatgaatatatacaaaataaatataatatacataatatataatatatataacatatatgatatatataatatatatatatacatatatatgtatatatatgtgtgtgtgtttatgtgtgtgtatgtacatatttacctacaaacacacacacacacacacacacacacacatatgtgtgtgtgtgtgtgtgtgtgtgtgtatgtatgatatatttatacatatttttatataattatatgtatgtatgcgtatgtatatatatacatatatatatatatatatatatacatacacctatatatgtacatatatattatgtatatgtatatatacatatatgtatatatatgcatatttatattatatattatatattatatcacatatatctattatattatattatattatacattatatcatataatatatatatgtatatatatacatatatatatgtacacatacatacctacaatatatatatatatatttatctatatatatatatatatatatatatatgtgtgtgtgtatttgcatatatatatatatatatatatatgcatatacatgtgtgtgtgtgtgtagacagacagatagatcaacagtcctcctttttcctccgacCACGCCTTTTGGATCGTAAAATCAGGGAAACGTCTTTTAGAACGAAAGTCACGCGTTATGTCCTTGGTGTCAACCGTCCAGACAATCTCACTTTCTTGACTCCAAACTGAGGTGGTTGTAGGCCCTCCCTGTGTCGTTGTGCTGATCAAAATATTTCTGGATTTATTTTCTGGTTTAAAATATTTGGTATGAAAAACGTCgaagatttatataaaaaatgtagtTTTATTTCATGTTGAAATAAATATGttctatataatgtacatataggaTTTTCTGTCTTGAATCTCTCTATGATTTAAGCATAGGCTGGGGTAGGGGTGCCGTAGGCGGGGGGAGCGGGCTTGTAGGTGGGGGTGtactcggggtactgagcctcgccctcgtaggtgacctcagcaataagaccgtcgccgttgtccacgtacttgacgatttgcttgcggccgtcggggaggtcgacggtgtagctgccctcggtcttgtagccgtcgcgggactccgagTGACCGAAGTTGGCGCCGGAGTAACCGTCGGCGACaccgtagttgtagttgtacttcGCGGGCACCTGCATGACATGAGTTAAAATcgggaagaatgagaaaagatatTCGAATAAAAATATTAGCAAAACTGCTCGTGTTATTGTTTCTGTATCCTAATAAGGACTATGACTTGACGGTAAAGATTTACAGTTTGAGCAGTAAACAGACAGTTAATAAGaattaaatgaataacaaaatggGTAATCATATACTCACGTCAGGGTACTCATTTTCATAGTGTTTCGGAGCGTTGTAGGCGGGCTCTGGGGCGTGGTAGGCGGGCTCGGGGGCGTGGTAAGTGGGCTCGGGGGCGTGGTAGGCGGGTTCGGGGTTGTGGTAGGCGGGCTTTGGGGCGTGGTAGGTGGGTTCAGGGGCGTGGTAAGGAGCAGGGGCGTGGTAGGAAGGTCTAGGGGCGTAAACGGGGGGATGAGGGGCGTGGACTGGGGCCTTGTCGCACAGAGCGACGACAGCCACGCAGGCGAGGACGACGACCTGTGGATAAGCGAACATATTCTTCTGTCAAAACCTTTGATGCAAAaatgaatggagaaagggaaagacaaagagagagagagggagaagtgtggTTTTTCGAAGGGAAGAAAAGGTAGAACCAAAGAACCCaacagataataagaaatatgattGAAACCATTAATA
Above is a window of Penaeus chinensis breed Huanghai No. 1 chromosome 26, ASM1920278v2, whole genome shotgun sequence DNA encoding:
- the LOC125039061 gene encoding cuticle protein 21-like, with protein sequence MALKVVVLACVAVVALCDKAPVYPPPPPAYAPAPSYHTPAPYHAPEPAYHAPAPAYNAPEPAYHAPAPAYHAPEPAYHAPAHYEPEYPDVPPKYNYNYGVADGYSGANFGHTESRDGYKTEGSYTVDLPDGRKQIVNYVDNGDGLVAEVTYEGEAQYPEYTPTYKPTYKPAPPAYGPPPPTYA
- the LOC125039063 gene encoding pollen-specific leucine-rich repeat extensin-like protein 3, which codes for MSLKVVVLACVAVVALCDKAPVHAPHPPVYAPRPSYHAPAPYHAPEPAYHDPKPAYHAPEPAYHAPEPAYHAPEPAYHVPEPAYHAPKHYENEYPDIVNYVDNGDGLIAEVTYEGEAQYPEYTPTYKPAPPAYGTPTPAYA
- the LOC125039064 gene encoding extensin-2-like gives rise to the protein MSLKVVVLACVAVVALCDKAPVHAPHPPVYAPRPSYHAPAPYHAPEPTYDAPKPAYHNPEPAYHAPEPTYHAPEPAYHAPEPAYNAPKHYENEYPDVHPKYNYNYGVADGYSGANFGHSESRDGYKTEGSYTVDLPDGQNKSRNILISTTTQGGPTTTSVWSQESEIVLTVDTKDITPFSSNAYQGLDNYFFRL
- the LOC125039065 gene encoding extensin-3-like, producing MSLKVVVLACVAVVALCDKAPVHAPHPPVYAPRPSYHAPAPYHAPEPTYHAPKPAYHNPEPAYHAPEPTYHAPEPAYHAPEPAYNAPKHYENEYPDVPAKYNYNYGVADGYSGANFAQRHREGLQPPQFGVKKVRLSGRLTPRT